The Calothrix sp. PCC 7507 DNA segment TTCACCTTTCTTGGTGCTTTTCTGATACCCTCCTTTAGTGTTGCCAGATCCAATATCAATCATGACAACTTGCCTACGCCTCCAATCTGGAACAACACCACTAAATACAAAGTTAGCTTCTTCTTCAGCAGAAATAAACTCCATGACTCTTCCTGTTTCTTGCTGAACTTCCTTTGCCAGAGCATTCTTATGAGGAGCTTTTGATGCAACTCCACTACTACCGTAAATAACTATTTGCTCACAAGGTATCCCAAACCGTTGTTGGATTTCAGTGAACATACCTTTGACAGCATCAACAGCTTCTTTTTGAGCTTTAGGATCAACAGCATTTGCGTTCCTTTCTTCAATCGCTTCTTCTCGAGCAATAAATTTAAATCCGTGTTCATTGACGGTTGGCAATTCCTGGATTACTTCTGCTTTTATACCTGTGCTTCCCACTTCAATAACACCATACAAATTACCTGACTTCTTCACCAGGGTACTTGCGCTACATTGTGGAGGTTTAGCCGATGCTGTTACTAGACTTGTTTTTCTATTTATAAGACTTATAAGACTAAAAATCGCTCCTCCAGACAGAGTAAGAAATACTAAACCGCCTAAAACAATTGGCCATGTAAGAGCCTTGCTTTTTTTAAACATCGTTTTTGCTACTTCCTCAGCAGCATTAACATTAGAGCTATGCGTTGGTTTGAAAACTGTCAATTGTTGTAAAATTTCATTTGCATTAGCAGGACGTTGTTCTATCAAAGGTGCAATTAGCCAATCAATCATCGCGAGAAATTCAGGCGAGATCGAATTAACAAACTGATGCCATTCTAATTTATTATTAGTATAATGAAGCTCTCTCTGATCTTTTCCTGTTAGTAAATAGACGAATGCAAGTCCCAGAGAAAAGAAATCAGATTGAGGTAAAAATTTGCCTTGCTTTTGTTCTTCTGCTGTATAGTTAGGGGAATATATATGAGTACTTCCTTCTGTAGGAGCTTGGATTTGGTAAAACTGTCCTACTCCTCCAAAGCCAACTACAGACAGTTGTCCGTTAGGTTTAAGAATAATGTTTGATGGATTAATATCTTTGTGGATAATTCCTTGGTTGTGAATTTCTTTAAGAATATGAAGTAACTGTTCTAGCCATATAACAGCAGATTGTTGCTCAATTGGTCTACCTAATTGTTTTATATACTCTTCTAAGTTTGTCCCTAAAATTTTTTCCATGACTACGCAATGCAGAGATGTCTGACCATTTCTTGTAGTATATTGAAAACAGTCTTCAATTTTAGGGATTCCCAGATGATTTGACTTGCTTAAAACTTGGAAATCTCGCTCAAATAACTCTATCGTTTTTTGTTTAAAATCTTCTCTTAGTTCCCATTCTTTAAGCACCTTCAAAATTTTAGGGAAACCTTGATGTAGTATTTCGTAAGTCTCGGTGCAGGTTCCCTGGTTATTCAACAACCGAATGACTTGGTAGCGCCCTTGAAGTAGTAATTCTGAACCACAATTCTGGCAAAATAAAATGCCATTAGGATTGGCAAGCCTACAGTCTGGATTAATGCAAAGAGTCATAACTTTTTATACTAAAAGTTTTTATAAAGCAAGGTCTCTATATGCCGACTTACTTATCCTGATATTGATCGTTTGAGATCAAATTTATATCTCATCTAGTGAATATTATTTTTACAGGTTGTGAATTGTTTTACCTAAAGTATGTATATCTATTATTTTGTCTCTAAATAGAAATATACCGTGTTTACACGTAAGAAATATAAATTTTATATGAAGTAAGAAACAACCATAATAAACAATTGGTAAATACTGTCTAAGTAGAGGTGTTAATACTTTTTAATTACTCTCGCTAGATAAAAATCTCAAAGCTCCATACTCAAGATTTATTGATTCGCATCTATCCCGATAAAGGCGATGTCTACCACAAATGCACCTACGCTCCAACTCTCCGAAGCTATTTTAGAGCAGGATGCGATCGCCCCAACTGAATTTCTAACTTTTGCAGAGATGGCTTATTTGTTCGCTGACACACCCGTCTAGAAATGAATTTCCGGGCTGATAGGCAAAGTTTACTCAAGTAAACTGGGGATTAAGTGAGAATTTTGGCATTGCATAATAGAGAGATGAATTGAGGTCATCTACTGTGCAATTTCCATACTGCGGCTCTACGGAAATCCGAAAGAACGGGAAACGTAAAGGTAAACAAAATCACATTTGTACTCATTGCGATCGCCAATTTATTGATGTATGCGATCCGCCAAAAGGATATTCAGAAAAACTGAAACAAGAATGCTTAAAAATGTACATCAACGGCATGGGTTTTCGTGGTATTGAACGAGTTAAAGGCGTACATCGCCGTTCTGGTAGGGTGTGCCGTCGCCAAGCGCTGCACCACGTCAATAGGTAGGAAAGAGGGTTTTAGCTTTGTTTACTTTTCTTCACATAGTTTGGTTTTATTGTGCCGACTTACTTAATTTCATAGAGAAGTTGCTAAATTGATCACAATTGCTGAATCAAAATCGGCGAGGATTTGTGGCGTTGGGGTGCTGTCGCATCTTCTACGGTGACAGCAACAGCTTTAACTATTCCCTGCTGACGAAATACTGGAGGTACGGGAATTTGCCTTGATAAGTTACCGTCTGCATCTACGGTAAATACTTGGGTCAAAATAGCGTTTTTGGTATCAGTGGTAAAAGGGGCATTGGGCGCCAACACTGTCCACAGTACATAAACCTTGCCTGGTGACAACGGTGGTAAGTCTTTTACTGTTAAGGTTGCTTCTAGTTTCTGGGGGTTCACTTTCACTTTGACTGAGGCGGGGGTGTTAACGGCGATGGGTTGGAGTACTAAAGTCAATGGCTGTATCTGAGCTATCTCTGCACGGCTTGTTTGCAAAGCCCGCCACAACAGGTAGTTGCTAATACTTAAACCTAAAATCAGCATCGCCGCCACTACTCCTAATCCTTTAGGCCAGTTTCGCCGCCAGGCTAATAGTTTGTGGGTGTATTCCTCCCTAGCAGGCTGATAGGCAGCTAAGATGGCTTCCTTTAAAGCAGGCGGTGGATTAATTTCTGGTGTATTATGAGTGCTTTCCAACACCTGTTGTAACTGAGTAATTTCGGAAGCGATCGCTGGGTCACTAGCTATCAGTTGCTCAATTTGGCGGGCTTCTGTGGGACTAATATCCCCAAGCACATACCCTGCAAGTAGCTCTTGTAAATCTTCTGGCGGTATAGATCCTCTCATAGTGATCAATCTCCGTCCATTTGTAATATCTGGCGCAATTTTAGGAGTCCACGGCGCGCTCTAGCTTTTACCGTCCCCAAGGGAATCTCTAATAACTCGGCAATTTTGGCTTGAGTGAACCCTTCCAAGTAAGCCATTTGTAAAATTTGCCTCTGACTTGACGATAGTTCTGCTAAAGCTACCTGTACTTGCTGCGATCGCTCGTTAGCAAAGGCATAATCAAAGGGGGAATTAGTGGTTTTTTCTTCACTGACATTGATTTGGGAGCGCTCAATCAGGCTTTGGGCAGTTTTGCGCGATCGCATTCGATCAATTGCCCGCGATCGTGTCAAAATTGCCAGATAGGTTCTCAAAGATCCCCTACTCGGATCATATCCAGCTTTCTTTGCCAAGGTCAAAAAAATATCCTGGGTCAGATCCTCAGCTTCTTGGCGATTGCCCAAAACCTTCAAAGCTAAACCATAAACCAAAGAGGCATGACGGTCATAAAGACAACCTAAAGCGTCCACCTGTCCATTTCGCAACGCTAACCACAGGTTTGTATCAGATAGAGTTTGACTTTCAACCTGGCTCGGTCGCTCAAAGTCCATAACACAGGAGACTAAACGGTTGTTGATTGCCCATGCCCTAGTTGAGAATACCATAATCTGTTAGCTCAAAAGCAAGGTGGCAGGATACATCCTGCCATCTCCTCTAGCTCATCTAATAAGTCAACAAAATACCGCGCAGTTCTCCACCCCGATTTTTTGTAGTGTGTAAGTCTACATAAAGCTGACCTTGATCGAGAGCTTGCAATTGTTCAGGGGTGAGAGTGTAGTCTCCAGCAGCACTTCCCCCGTCACCTGATGTATTTAATGTCACATTTAGCGCATACTGAAACGGTCCATTCGCATTGGATGCGCCTTTGTGAATATGGAAAGCAGAGGTAATGTTAGGATTAGGGGGATTCACTGGATCGGTTGCATAGTCACGTAGGGCGCTACTCAACTGCCTAAAACTGGCGCGTACCACCAATCGATTACCAGATAAAGAAGCACCAACAGTTCCACGAGCATCTGTAGTGGGAGAACTGGGTACGACATTTTTGGGACTCAAAGCTGCAATATAGGTCTTGAAAGTACTGCTAGGTAAACCTTGAGCTAACAATACTGACGTAGCTGATTGGAGATTGTTATCCAAATCCTTGAGTGGTAAAATCTGGGATTGATTAGATTGGTTACTCCCAATCAAGTGGGTGGAAACAGAAGTTACTAACTTGCTTAAAGCCGGAGTAGAAATACTGACAACTAATAAACAAGCAATAGCGCCTAGCAAAGCGTTGCGGAAAATTTTATTCACTGAATTCATAGGGGTTTCCTTGTTGAAATTAGCGACAATGTGCAGTCAACTGCGCTTGAGAAAGCGCAGACAGACAGAGTTAATTACAATACAAGCTAATTACGGTAGAGAAGATATTTTGGATGCACTCACTCGAAAAGCTAGGATCTGTTGTCGCGCAGCGCACCGCATTAACTTTAACTCCGCTTATAAACCAACTCCATCTTCAACTTCTCAATTTCCATCCTCAACCTCTCATTTTCCATCCTCAACTTCGCATTCTCCTCCCTAATCAACTCAACTTCATTCCTCTTACTCAAAGCCTGATTAATCGCCAACTTCCGCATATCTAGCGAGAACCAACGCTGATAAGTTTGCGTATGCACTTGCACACTATGCCCTAAATTATCCGCTGCAGCTTTAATTGGTATCCCTAAAATATGCGCTCGAATTGCCCAAGCATG contains these protein-coding regions:
- a CDS encoding protein kinase — translated: MTLCINPDCRLANPNGILFCQNCGSELLLQGRYQVIRLLNNQGTCTETYEILHQGFPKILKVLKEWELREDFKQKTIELFERDFQVLSKSNHLGIPKIEDCFQYTTRNGQTSLHCVVMEKILGTNLEEYIKQLGRPIEQQSAVIWLEQLLHILKEIHNQGIIHKDINPSNIILKPNGQLSVVGFGGVGQFYQIQAPTEGSTHIYSPNYTAEEQKQGKFLPQSDFFSLGLAFVYLLTGKDQRELHYTNNKLEWHQFVNSISPEFLAMIDWLIAPLIEQRPANANEILQQLTVFKPTHSSNVNAAEEVAKTMFKKSKALTWPIVLGGLVFLTLSGGAIFSLISLINRKTSLVTASAKPPQCSASTLVKKSGNLYGVIEVGSTGIKAEVIQELPTVNEHGFKFIAREEAIEERNANAVDPKAQKEAVDAVKGMFTEIQQRFGIPCEQIVIYGSSGVASKAPHKNALAKEVQQETGRVMEFISAEEEANFVFSGVVPDWRRRQVVMIDIGSGNTKGGYQKSTKKGENVTFSVPFGTKTFTKEISNSQGNTDFIKAAENTKRQILIPQIRDIVQRKPGAQNLQRVYLAGGISWALSTLIRPCEQEQTVANIRDERVARFVRIYPEDINTFYYNATRDQKTLFAPDLGKCKTEEKEKVQKDIEKIKTETFSIDNLIAGAEILRALSSELKFSEKERIFFARYAIEALPIGYLIQKLESSEENVTK
- a CDS encoding anti-sigma factor domain-containing protein; protein product: MRGSIPPEDLQELLAGYVLGDISPTEARQIEQLIASDPAIASEITQLQQVLESTHNTPEINPPPALKEAILAAYQPAREEYTHKLLAWRRNWPKGLGVVAAMLILGLSISNYLLWRALQTSRAEIAQIQPLTLVLQPIAVNTPASVKVKVNPQKLEATLTVKDLPPLSPGKVYVLWTVLAPNAPFTTDTKNAILTQVFTVDADGNLSRQIPVPPVFRQQGIVKAVAVTVEDATAPQRHKSSPILIQQL
- a CDS encoding sigma-70 family RNA polymerase sigma factor, with the protein product MVFSTRAWAINNRLVSCVMDFERPSQVESQTLSDTNLWLALRNGQVDALGCLYDRHASLVYGLALKVLGNRQEAEDLTQDIFLTLAKKAGYDPSRGSLRTYLAILTRSRAIDRMRSRKTAQSLIERSQINVSEEKTTNSPFDYAFANERSQQVQVALAELSSSQRQILQMAYLEGFTQAKIAELLEIPLGTVKARARRGLLKLRQILQMDGD
- a CDS encoding CHRD domain-containing protein, translated to MNSVNKIFRNALLGAIACLLVVSISTPALSKLVTSVSTHLIGSNQSNQSQILPLKDLDNNLQSATSVLLAQGLPSSTFKTYIAALSPKNVVPSSPTTDARGTVGASLSGNRLVVRASFRQLSSALRDYATDPVNPPNPNITSAFHIHKGASNANGPFQYALNVTLNTSGDGGSAAGDYTLTPEQLQALDQGQLYVDLHTTKNRGGELRGILLTY